A stretch of DNA from Gammaproteobacteria bacterium:
TAGAAATTACGCCGTTAAACTTTAACTGTTTGATTTCGTTAGAAAGTCACTAAAGAGTTATTTTTTTTTACAACCGATTGATAATGTTAAACCTATTTTTTCAACTGCGTAACACCTAAATGAATAGGAGTTACGTAGTTGAAAAAAATTGCGTTAGAATACAACAATGAACCCATCTAAATGTACCGCTGAAAATTACATTCAGTTTTTGATCACGACGCCGCGCTCTTAATTCTTGTTCGGAGGCAGCAAAGGTATCTCCGATAATTGATGCACCCCCCGCGCATGACGCGTTTACCCGGATTTTATACCGAGAGAAGCCGAATACGGATGTATTATGGAAAGAGGTTGAACCGCGCCGCTTGCGGCGTACGAAAATACAGTGTCTGATAAGGCACTGTAAAACGAAGGTGAGCCGCATAGCGTGCGAACCGTAGTGCAAAAATACCCCGCCGCTTGCGGCGGGGTTGTTTATTTAAAACAACCAGAATTTTGGTGATTGATGATTCTACGCTTGACAAACCATGGTCGCGTAAAATTGATGTGGTAACCAGGATTAGTCAGGGAAACACCATGCCGTTGTGAATGGAATTAATTTAGTAACATTATTATGGACGGACGGGGATAGTTATATTCCTTGTGATTATCGAATTTATAATAGGGCATCGGATAAATTATTTAATTCCTCCCTCAACACAGAAAGGACGCGATTCAGAACACCATTTTTTGCCCATCGATTTGCACACGTGTAAAT
This window harbors:
- a CDS encoding hypothetical protein (Evidence 5 : Unknown function), translated to MSSVESSITKILVVLNKQPRRKRRGIFALRFARYAAHLRFTVPYQTLYFRTPQAARFNLFP
- a CDS encoding hypothetical protein (Evidence 5 : Unknown function), encoding MNGINLVTLLWTDGDSYIPCDYRIYNRASDKLFNSSLNTERTRFRTPFFAHRFAHV